In Phyllopteryx taeniolatus isolate TA_2022b chromosome 8, UOR_Ptae_1.2, whole genome shotgun sequence, one genomic interval encodes:
- the gal3st2 gene encoding galactose-3-O-sulfotransferase 2, with amino-acid sequence MLPDQPLSSVSLCMHRTLCRTHHFLWILLILLVVCIAIQTLVARQARYDELPHVEFTAGNEHVFPPLQNVGAEMEDVISAQTERNAKVHYQTEQNGKPETDIQSKYVDTTIFHSTGSQTKRVLPGKFLPLDDQNKLKTRHAVSLAPESDAKSFLAGKYSNHPNASSSSNAVKENNTTVYTERKCLPSSHIVFLKTHKTASSTILNILYRYGESRNLTFALPRNKQKQLFYPHFFASHFVEGCSSRNVKEFHIMCNHMRFRKAEVAKVMPADAFYFSIIRNPVAMMESIFIYYKSIPAFHKTQSLDDFLDNRFQNYSSSVRNNHYAHNILAFDFGFNNDVTAAVEDFEERTNRSIAAVEQDFHLILISEYFEESMILLKHSLCWSLDDVVSFKMNSRSERTRRPLLPTTAEKIKRWNALDWRIYMHFNRTFWHKVDTLIGREQMKVEVSHLKRLQAKLANTCLTDGGPVDPLQVKEARLKPFQYGAAVIQGYNLNPHIDAQTKTKCERLITPELQYTDRLYTQQFPKLAAKRRKARPAIQSQHSGITELARKALKRKAQDRHTTYRKP; translated from the exons GTGCATGCACAGGACATTGTGCAGAACGCATCACTTTCTGTGGATATTACTCATCCTGTTAGTGGTCTGCATTGCCATTCAGACATTGGTGGCCCGCCAAGCCAG GTATGACGAGCTCCCACATGTGGAATTCACTGCTGGCAATGAACACGTGTTCCCGCCTCTGCAAAATGTCGGGGCAGAAATGGAGGATGTGATATCAGCACAGACAGAAAGAAATGCAAAGGTTCATTATCAGACTGAGCAAAATGGAAAACCAGAAACTGATATCCAGTCAAAATATGTGGATACAACCATCTTCCATTCCACAGGCTCTCAGACCAAGCGTGTTTTACCAGGAAAGTTTTTGCCGCTGGATGATCAAAACAAACTGAAGACTAGACATGCAGTTTCTTTGGCTCCAGAGAGTGACGCAAAGAGTTTCTTAGCTGGCAAATACAGTAACCACCCCAACGCCTCCTCTTCATCAAATGCAGTCAAAGAAAACAATACAACTGTTTATACTGAAAGGAAGTGTTTGCCAAGTTCTCACATTGTATTCCTTAAGACACACAAGACGGCAAGCAGTACAATTCTAAACATCCTTTACCGCTATGGGGAAAGTCGGAACTTGACCTTTGCACTTCcccgaaacaaacaaaaacagctgtTTTACCCCCACTTCTTTGCTTCACATTTTGTGGAAGGTTGCAGCAGCAGAAATGTGAAGGAGTTCCACATCATGTGCAATCACATGAGGTTCAGAAAAGCTGAG GTGGCAAAGGTGATGCCTGCGGATGCATTCTACTTCTCCATCATAAGAAATCCAGTTGCCATGATGGAGTCCATCTTTATTTACTACAAGAGCATCCCAGCCTTCCACAAGACTCAAAGCCTGGATGACTTCCTTGACAACAGGTTCCAAAACTACAGCTCATCAGTTCGTAACAACCATTATGCTCACAATATTTTGGCATTTGACTTTGGCTTTAACAACGATGTTACTGCAGCTGTTGAAGACTTTGAGGAAAGAACTAATAGGTCTATTGCTGCAGTTGAACAGGACTTCCACCTCATTCTTATTTCGGAATACTTTGAAGAGTCTATGATCTTGCTCAAACACAGCCTTTGTTGGTCTCTTGACGACGTCGTTTCATTTAAGATGAACAGCCGCAGTGAACGCACGCGTCGCCCACTTTTACCTACAACTGCAGAAAAAATCAAGAGGTGGAATGCTCTCGACTGGAGGATCTACATGCATTTCAACAGAACCTTTTGGCACAAAGTGGATACTCTTATTGGACGAGAGCAGATGAAAGTTGAAGTTTCTCATTTGAAAAGGTTACAGGCTAAATTAGCTAACACTTGTCTGACAGATGGCGGGCCCGTTGACCCACTCCAAGTAAAAGAAGCTAGATTAAAGCCATTCCAGTATGGAGCAGCTGTCATCCAGGGCTACAACCTCAATCCACACATAGATGCACAAACCAAAACTAAATGTGAGAGACTAATAACACCAGAACTGCAGTATACAGATAGGCTCTACACCCAGCAGTTCCCTAAGTTAGCGGCTAAGCGCAGAAAAGCAAGGCCTGCCATACAAAGTCAGCACTCGGGAATTACAGAATTGGCAAGAAAAGCCTTGAAAAGGAAAGCTCAAGACAGGCACACAACTTACCGAAAACCTTAA